From a region of the Podospora pseudopauciseta strain CBS 411.78 chromosome 7 map unlocalized CBS411.78m_7, whole genome shotgun sequence genome:
- a CDS encoding uncharacterized protein (COG:D; COG:O; EggNog:ENOG503NYEC): MPPPPLPDLPPLLPLLSQSRLSTAGAPISESNPVVALNPAIDLAATVSDGDNKESSTVYVWRANEQVVFKHAERSGAGVETVRWKEDGKFLAVGWGDGVGRGKRIKFLGWGRNVTGNSRRRKRRRVEVETGGGKVGVSDLPHELTFLEVEGALPKLGPLPVAGGGGSAGGGDDMFLFSSTTSLEWVFRGCKAEEADDVHVMVVGMEDGGVHLSICDSFVVGLFRHEPVEGERVMLCGHASHEETSTHVLLMRPREGEVRRLHLVPMDLTFVHYSPVNLSLLASKMTMLQNLLRYVKQTQTHMTNEWKSTRELPQRFLNGVEDDLKRMEGGGLSIVQALCHTVATGHVFRPVKEWLVDVVAERGHKRWDKAVLSGLLNLRGLVHENLIPALERCGIILSRMLGIARFHDSEEGIGFNATQITRLIDIVSCLTVVAHKILLNVMDELEYFSVFSTWLRLQIDQQASSSSATEELTEKEATMDHAKVLTYIQRYLTSSPLAMYFDQITKEDYVKDQEYAEDNPSLLQMLVKQLKRQELGQPYMRALPHVDFLVNYLTSRANKVFQNIAEAEKRGVLFGKDAVLDIGEGIWKHDVRLCIKPEDEATGQTAYTALVSEQDRTTLFLFKTVIQGTKGVSELGPTRACGLSVPEGKSIVDFGFLDENSLLLLYCTAGDNPGFSLIKISYQSATLLYRHYEAGQRPSLRPLDMDDQTLFCTRGFSHLSHFTPVQMMVQKSCSLRGEIPGRVCLVGKDRAMYKTYALPRSWEDVDTNGQ, from the exons atgccaccaccaccactccctgatctaccacccctcctccccctcctctcccaatcccgcctctccaccgccggcgCGCCGATTTCAGAGAGCAACCCCGTCGTGGCCCTCAACCCAGCCATTGACCTCGCCGCGACGGTTTCGGATGGTGATAATAAAGAGAGCAGTACGGTCTACGTCTGGCGGGCGAACGAGCAGGTGGTGTTCAAGCACGCCGAGAGGAGCGGGGCTGGGGTAGAGACGGTTCGGTGGAAGGAGGACGGCAAGTTTCTTgctgttgggtggggggacggggtg ggaagggggaaaaggatcaagtttttggggtgggggaggaatgTTACTGGGAATAgtaggaggaggaagaggaggagggtggaagtTGAGACtggaggggggaaggtgggggtGAGTGATTTGCCGCACGAGTTGACttttttggaggtggagggggcgtTGCCGAAGTTGGGGCCTTTGCCGGTTGCTGGGGGGGGTGGTAgtgctggggggggggatgatatgtttttgttttcgtCGACGACGTCGCTGGAGTGGGTGTTTAGGGGGTGtaaggcggaggaggcggatgatgTGCATGTTATGGTTGTTgggatggaggatgggggggtgcaTTTGAGTATTTGTGACTcgtttgttgttgggttgttCAGGCATgagccggtggagggggagagggtgatgctTTGTGGGCATGCTTCGCATGAGGAGACGTCGACACAtgtgctgttgatgaggccgagggagggggaggtgaggaggttgcaTTTGGTGCCGATGGATTTGACGTTTGTGCATTACTCGCCGGTGAACTTGTCGCTGTTGGCGAGCAAGATGACCATGTTGCAGAATTTGCTGAGGTATGTTAAGCAGACGCAGACGCACATGACGAATGAGTGGAAGTCGACGAGGGAACTGCCGCAGAGGTTTTTGaatggggtggaggatgatttgaagaggatggagggtggggggttgagtaTTGTCCAGGCTTTGTGTCACACGGTAGCTACGGGGCATGTTTTCAGGCCGGTGAAGGAGTGGTTGGTGGATGTTGTGGCTGAGAGG GGCCACAAACGCTGGGACAAGGCAGTACTCTCGGGATTGCTCAACCTCCGAGGTCTGGTTCATGAGAACCTAATACCAGCACTTGAACGCTGCGGTATCATTCTCAGTCGAATGCTGGGTATTGCCCGCTTCCACGACTCAGAGGAGGGTATTGGCTTCAATGCTACTCAGATCACCAGACTGATAGACATTGTTTCCTGCCTGACTGTCGTTGCCCACAAGATACTTCTCAACGTCATGGATGAGTTGGAATATTTCTCTGTTTTCTCAACATGGCTACGGCTACAGATAGACCAACAagcctcctcgtcatctgCCACCGAAGAGCTCACCGAAAAGGAAGCGACTATGGACCATGCCAAGGTCCTGACTTACATTCAAAGATACCTAACCAGCAGTCCATTGGCCATGTATTTTGACCAAATCACCAAAGAAGACTATGTCAAAGACCAGGAGTATGCCGAGGACAACCCGTCCCTTCTACAGATGCTTGTTAAGCAGCTGAAGAGGCAGGAGTTGGGGCAGCCTTATATGAGAGCGTTGCCCCATGTGGACTTTCTTGTCAACTACTTGACCAGCAGAGCCAACAAGGTGTTTCAAAATATTGCCGAGGCTGAGAAACGAGGTGTCTTGTTTGGAAAAGATGCTGTATTGGAcattggggaggggatttgGAAGCATGATGTTCGGTTGTGTATCAAGCCAGAAGAT GAGGCGACAGGACAGACAGCTTATACGGCGTTGGTATCAGAGCAAGACAGAACCACAC TCTTTTTATTCAAGACCGTCATACAGGGTACGAAAGGTGTCAGTGAGCTGGGTCCAACGAGAGCCTGTGGGCTTTCTGTGCCAGAGGGAAAGAGTATTGTTGATTTTGGTTTTCTCGATGAGAACTCATTGTTACTATTATACTGCACTGCAG GTGACAACCCTGGGTTTTCCCTCATCAAAATTAGCTATCAGTCTGCCACATTGTTGTATCGACACTACGAGGCTGGTCAGCGCCCATCATTGAGGCCTCTTGACATGGATGACCAGACACTGTTTTGTACAAGAGGTTTCTCTCATCTGTCCCACTTCACGCCTGTGCAGATGATGGTTCAAAAGTCATGCAGCCTACGCGGCGAAATACCAGGGCGGGTTTGCCTTGTGGGCAAGGACAGGGCCATGTACAAGACCTATGCGTTACCAAGGAGCTGGGAAGATGTGGACACGAATGGCCAGTGA
- the SIP3 gene encoding SNF1-interacting protein (COG:U; EggNog:ENOG503NWG8) — translation MNEPTIPPQAAFSYKHASAPPPVTVTAPSTTTGGSSSSQAPPSEKQQQPKPTTASVPRASGPAIPVILNEAALDSPTFRSTAIHFGDQLDGIERWLDSYTRSTTKVVHDFLALEDTINVYLSKMTPPTMATGPDSPVLDADYTLPALRRAGDGAREWWGGILSAVRRLEPASVDPIRNFINNDMRVLREQRRNLEAAQKMFDTTLARYVGQSKTKEPSALREDAFAVFETRKGYLKASMDFCQMAPQVRAGLDKLLVRVCADLWREMRKGNNGSASALQAGWGEELERIRGWAREMEASEGVFKRELGMARRDVGESTLAMAKPSRELEDYSVSTVPYLGSKGPLSIQRKDQVAVVSEKQGWLFLRTLTGKPVRPNWIRRWYYCRDGIFGWLIQAPQGVLQGDEIGVLLCSARPAVQEERRFCFEIKTKTQTILLQAETQTQLVEWLEVFEVAKKKAIEASMGRDPNTLVGGIDPAFVITPPSIPEFSARAVENLDEADSSEKQRNLPVPGPDPNAAARSSFDVGIAPPRRSITTHLGREEGETGREHAARIMQKLDLHRKATFASSMDTMSASGTTGASLMTSTASTPQGGQTPTLRLPTLLLDHQPGSLAPATLAKPPISTSLSKSAILASANNAAIRPMSSGVLANYWGSSPYTAIYCPAVGSPPTPKPYANDPFVASMVPRTPTFEKPQPPPGGHRKTQSVGTTLTEPKVTEKARSDALPANYPPELRAQYAQFRLVFPTAPPEEKPVLVFNAAWSSSPVEGKEDQGLAGNGRIFVTSDRMYFYGHQLGLVVAYTISLDSITEVTSAPGRDCDFIFLHLNQDMQDTTYARITIKVFLEDFLLLQSRLNLLIDDLQAAEPMDLSEIITTLLNMERNQDDNIRSPSVESWEEISSNTPVDDGTPFGRPVSRRVGDLSGRFIRYSRQGGSKKQVQKFQLPAHAVMYEPEDMGAAVAERHFEMSAKACFHVLFGDKSFIFPKLYFERRAKEIAQGPWELSDHGGKMKRVFRFKVDYVDMLGRRKPGEVTDVQTIDIFNDHITYVVSHVRTPWHLPHSGAFRLVTKVVITHVAKSKCKLAVYTRTSWEKGQQAFARSMVERQALDDARRDGEELAEVATDQVRKLGIHSRTKRAIQVYGDVGRRGDVVVFSPDEDLKGDGVGVRPRTLGAMMWETGRSFMESAITSVMMWAFAAVKKVFGVLKANRVILVMLVVSLGYNLVSWGQGTSRWWTERRSERFMQRLGVGPNLVMGKAIYLADLEEASRGSAVGMELGRPVGSQCYDTFQAIVNSTNLDAPYQDAGAGFTSATTRAAARRLRRTRQRLAGYRHDLLVAMRVVNGIELEMVQSEWENWLEDENQRCERVARLLTHNAPKQLSQEEKEEAQKVLGGGDARRKEALAKWHAEYCGSCEADHRALMASSQRASLVR, via the exons ATGAACGAACCAACGATACCGCCCCAGGCGGCGTTCAGCTACAAGCACGCctcagcaccaccgccagtcACCGTGACAGCTCCCTCCACGACAACAGGagggtcctcctcctcccaagcaCCACCGTCAgaaaagcagcaacagcccaAGCCAACGACGGCATCTGTCCCCCGAGCCTCAGGCCCAGCCATCCCCGTGATCCTCAACGAAGCCGCCCTCGACTCTCCCACCTTCCGTTCGACAGCCATCCACTTTGGCGACCAGCTCGACGGCATCGAACGCTGGCTCGACAGCTACACCCGCAGCACGACCAAAGTCGTCCACGACTTTTTGGCTCTCGAGGACACGATCAACGTCTACCTCTCCAAAATGACACCCCCCACCATGGCGACGGGGCCTGACTCCCCCGTCCTCGACGCGGATTACACACTCCCCGCCCTGCGGAGGGCGGGCGACGGGGcgagggagtggtggggCGGGATACTCTCCGCGGTGAGAAGGCTCGAGCCGGCGAGCGTGGACCCGATCAGGAACTTTATCAACAATGACATGAGGGTGCTGCgggagcagaggaggaaCCTGGAGGCGGCGCAAAAGATGTTTGACACGACGCTGGCGAGGTATGTGGGGCAGAGCAAGACGAAGGAGCCGAGCGCGCTGAGGGAGGACGCGTTTGCTGTTTTTGAGACGAGGAAGGGGTATTTGAAGGCGAGCATGGACTTTTGCCAGATGGCGCCGCAGGTGAGGGCGGGGTTGGACAAGCTGCTTGTAAGGGTTTGTGCGGACTTgtggagggagatgaggaaggggaatAACGGTTCTGCTTCTGCGCTTCAGgctgggtggggggaggagctggagcggATCAGGGggtgggcgagggagatggaggcgagCGAGGGGGTTTTTAAACGGGAGTtggggatggcgaggagggatgTTGGGGAGAGCACGTTGGCGATGGCGAAGCCGAGtagggagttggaggattATAGTGTTAGTACGGTGCCGTATTTGGGGAGCAAGGGGCCGTTGAGCATTCAGAGGAAGGATCAGGTGGCAGTTGTTTCGGAGAAGCAGGGGTGGTTATTTTTGAGGACGTTGACGGGGAAGCCGGTGAGGCCGAATTGGATACGGAGGTGGTATTATTGTCGGGATGGGATCTTTGGGTGGTTGATCCAGGCACCTCAGGGGGTGCTGCAGGGTGATGAGATTGGCGTGTTGCTTTGCAGTGCGAGACCCGCTGTCCAGGAGGAGCGGAGGTTTTGCTTTGAGATCAAGACCAAGACGCAGACCATTCTGCTGCAGGCGGAGACGCAGACGCAGCTGGTGGAGTGGCTTGAGGTGTTTgaggtggccaagaagaaggcgatcGAGGCCAGCATGGGACGGGATCCTAATACGCTTGTTGGGGGCATCGATCCTGCTTTCGTCATCACGCCGCCCTCGATTCCAGAGTTCTCTGCCCGAGCGGTTGAGAATCTTGATGAGGCTGACAGCTCTGAGAAGCAACGCAACCTGCCTGTGCCTGGTCCTGATCCGAATGCCGCGGCACGTTCCAGCTTCGACGTGGGGATCGCTCCACCGCGCCGGTCCATCACGACTCACCTaggaagggaggagggagagacTGGAAGGGAGCATGCGGCGCGTATCATGCAGAAGCTTGATCTTCACCGCAAGGCAACATTTGCTAGCTCGATGGATACAATGTCTGCTTCTGGGACCACCGGCGCGAGCTTGATGACCAGCACGGCTTCTACACCTCAGGGAGGGCAGACACCGACTCTTCGTCTGCCAACTCTGTTGCTCGATCACCAGCCAGGCAGCTTGGCACCCGCGACTCTGGCCAAGCCTCCTATATCGACGAGCCTAAGCAAGTCAGCCATTCTGGCAAGCGCCAACAATGCTGCTATCCGGCCCATGTCGAGCGGCGTTTTGGCCAACTACTGGGGAAGCAGTCCTTATACAGCCATCTACTGCCCTGCCGTTGGTTCACCCCCTACTCCTAAGCCCTACGCTAACGACCCCTTTGTTGCATCCATGGTGCCGCGAACACCCACCTTTGAGAaacctcagcctcctcctggtGGACATAGGAAAACACAGAGCGTGGGCACGACCCTCACGGAGCCCAAGGTGACCGAAAAGGCACGGAGCGATGCCCTTCCTGCCAACTACCCGCCCGAACTCAGAGCGCAGTATGCGCAGTTCCGCCTTGTCTTTCCCACAGCGCCGCCTGAGGAGAAACCGGTGCTCGTCTTCAATGCTGCGTGGTCGAGCTCGCCGGTCGAAGGAAAAGAGGATCAAGGGCTGGCTGGCAATGGCCGTATTTTTGTTACATCTGACAGGATGTATTTTTATGGTCACCAGCtgggcttggtggtggcttACACCATCAGCCTGGATAGCATCACCGAGGTCACCTCGGCTCCGGGAAGGGACTGCGACTTTATCTTTTTGCATCTGAACCAGGACATGCAGGACACGACGTACGCTCGGATCACGATCAAGGTGTTCCTTGAGGACTTTTTGCTGCTGCAGTCTAGGCTTAACCTCTTGATTGATGATTTGCAGGCGGCGGAACCGATGGATTTGAGTGAGATTATTACCACGCTGCTCAACATGGAGAGGAACCAGGACGATAATATCCGGAGCCCGAGCGTGGAGAGCTGGGAGGAGATTAGTTCTAATACTCCGGTTGACGACGGGACGCCGTTTGGGAGGCCGGTGTCGAGACGGGTGGGGGATCTGAGTGGGAGGTTCATTCGGTATTCGCGCCAGGGGGGGTCGAAGAAGCAAGTGCAGAAGTTTCAGCTGCCGGCTCACGCGGTGATGTACGAGCCGGAGGACATGGGGGCCGCGGTGGCGGAGAGGCACTTTGAGATGAGCGCCAAGGCGTGCTTCCATGTGCTCTTTGGGGACAAGTCGTTTATCTTTCCGAAGCTGTATTTTGAGCGGAGGGCAAAGGAGATTGCGCAGGGGCCGTGGGAGCTGAGCGATCACGGGGGCAAGATGAAGAGGGTGTTTAGGTTCAAGGTTGACTATGTGGACatgctggggaggaggaagccgggGGAGGTGACGGACGTGCAGACGATTGACATATTCAACGATCACATCACGTATGTGGTGTCGCATGTGAGGACGCCGTGGCACTTGCCGCACTCGGGGGCTTTCAGGCTTGTGACGAAGGTGGTGATTACGCATGTGGCCAAGAGCAAGTGCAAGCTGGCCGTTTATACACGGACGAGCTGGGAGAAGGGGCAGCAGGCGTTTGCGAGGAGTATGGTGGAACGGCAGGCGCTGGATGATGCgaggagggatggggaggagttggCCGAGGTGGCGACGGATCAAGTTAGGAAGTTGGGGATTCACAGCAGGACGAAGAGGGCGATTCAGGTGTATGGGGATGTGGGCAGGAGGGGGGACGTGGTTGTTTTCAGTCCGGATGAGGACCtgaagggggatggggtgggggtgaggcCGAGGACGTTGGGGGCCATGATGTgggagacggggaggagTTTCATGGAGAGCGCAATTACCAGTGTGATGATGTGGGCTTTTGCGGCGGTGAAGAAGGTGTTTGGGGTTTTGAAGGCGAACCGGGTGATattggtgatgttggtggttaGCTTGGGGTATAACTTGGTTAGCTGGGGGCAGGGGACGAGCCGGTGGTGGACCGAGAGGAGGTCGGAGAGGTTTATGCaaaggttgggggtggggccgaatttggtgatggggaaggcGATTTATTTGgcggatttggaggaggcgagtAGAGGGTCGGCGGTGGGGATGGAGTTAGGAAGGCCGGTGGGGAGCCAGTG TTACGACACCTTCCAGGCCATCGTCAACTCGACCAACCTCGACGCTCCTTACCAAGACGCCGGGGCAGGCTTCACCTCAGCCACCACCCGAGCAGCGGCCCGTCGTCTCCGTCGCACTCGCCAGCGTCTGGCCGGGTACAGACACGATCTCCTGGTGGCCATGCGTGTGGTCAACGGCATcgagctggagatggtgcAGTCGGAGTGGGAGAACTGGCTCGAAGACGAGAACCAACGCTGTGAGCGGGTCGCGAGGCTCTTGACGCACAATGCTCCCAAACAACTCTCtcaggaagaaaaggaggaggctcaAAAGGTGCTTGGAGGCGGCGATGC